One window of the Tachypleus tridentatus isolate NWPU-2018 chromosome 10, ASM421037v1, whole genome shotgun sequence genome contains the following:
- the LOC143228774 gene encoding histone PARylation factor 1-like, with the protein MKLLTQKLVLQRKGKPNRQKIMASPVNKLEDENSEIKLPSSPDDIHENIKSKFLVTMPEDFFHFWEFCKSMNAEKPQDALKNALGIELVGPFDILGKKLRNIHVQKPSDFLRHWRYYYDPPEFQTVFKGDNKTQYHLGYFRDEPGEPPVFVAANSATRGCKITPVGDNLFAAVNVEITKVLQTSCAKKMKDKLLEIQETLKKWADKHHYSLETKTMNIKKRNRKIVTKTFHGAGIVVPVDSNNVGYRPLPETNSNLKNILARICDSKTDKERDRHLDDLHEIMTLVQFANDECDYGMGFELGMDLFCYGDSRLHPHILNLLPLACDLLGRNEFGKILEAHLSDRKYTPDLSVLS; encoded by the exons GCTTCTCCAGTAAATAAATTGGAGGATGAAAATAGTGAAATAAAGCTTCCTTCTTCTCCAGACGATATCCATGAAAATATTAAGTCAAAGTTTCTCGTAACAATGCCAGAAGACTTCTTTCATTTTTGGGAGTTTTGTAAATCCATGAATGCTGAAAAGCCACAGG ATGCCTTAAAAAATGCATTGGGAATTGAACTTGTAGGACCATTTGATATTCTGGGGAAAAAGCTTAGGAACATTCATGTACAGAAACCCAGTGACTTCCTCCGTCACTGGCGATATTACTACGATCCACCAGAGTTTCAGACGGTCTTTAAAGGTGACAACAAAACCCAGTATCACTTAGGATACTTCAG AGATGAACCCGGTGAACCACCAGTATTTGTAGCTGCTAATTCTGCTACTAGGGGATGCAAGATCACTCCTGTAGGCGACAATCTTTTTGCTGCTGTCAA tgtggAAATAACAAAGGTTCTTCAGACGTCTTGTGCAAAGAAAATGAAAGACAAATTACTCGAAATCCAAGAGACATTAAAGAAGTGGGCAGACAAACATCACTAcagtttagaaacaaaaacaatgaatattaaaaaGAGGAACAGAAAGATAGTGACAAAGACGTTCCACGGTGCAGGAATAGTTGTCCCCGTCGACAGTAATAACGTGGGTTATAGACCTCTACCAGAAACTAACA GTAACCTCAAAAACATTCTTGCCAGGATATGCGACAGTAAAACTGACAAGGAACGAGACAGACACCTTGATGACTTGCATGAAATAATGACCTTGGTCCAGTTTGCCAACGATGAATGTGACTATGGAATGGGATTTGAATTAGGAATGGATCTATTCTGTTACGGAGATTCCAGGCTCCATCCCCATATCCTAAACCTGTTGCCATTAGCGTGCGATCTTTTGGGAAGAAACGAGTTTGGGAAGATTTTGGAAGCTCATCTGTCAGATCGAAAATATACACCAGACCTCAGTGTTCTGAGCTAG